The window AAACTAATATTCTTTTTTCTTTTTTAAAATAAGTAATATATATATATTTAAAGGTTTAAATTAAATTTATTTCAGGTGGTGATATGATTATTGTTCCTAATTTAAATTTACCTGAGATTCAAGTTCAACAAGCAGGTGTTGATTTAACTTTAGATAAAATTTTTGAGTTTACTTCAAAAGGACAAATAGATTATGATAATTCAAATAGAAAGATAGCAGATACTAAAGAATTAGAATTTGAAGATGAAATTTTCTTAAAACCAGGAGCATATAAAGTTCAATTATCTGAATTTATAAAGATTCCTGAAGATTGTTTAGGTATATGTTTACCTAGGTCTACTTTACTTAGATGTGGCGCTACAATACATACTGCATTCTGGGATCCTGGTTATGAAGGTAAAAGTGAGATATTATTAGTTGTTTATAATCCAGAAGGATTAATTCTTAAAAAGAAAGCAAGAATAGCGCAAATGACTTTTGCTAAAGTAGAAGATGCTAAAGGGCCTTATAAAGGCGCGTATTATAAAGAAAACCTTTAGGAAAAAGAGTTTTAGCAAAACTAAAAGAGTATTTATATACCTAATCCTGCCCTAATAAATGTTACTCCCCAAGCTAAGGTAACTAATCCTAAAATTGTTGATAATATTTGAATTGTTGTCGGTCCTGTTATTTTTTTTAATTTAGAAGATAAAAGTAGAATAATAGCAGAGATTAAAAAAACTATTAATAAAGCAATACCAGTGCTTATCATTCCATATTCTTCAGATGAAATAATAATTGCTGTTATTGTAGCTGGACCTGTTAATAAAGGGGTTGCAATAAGACAAGCAATAGCATTAACAGACTCTTTTTTATTTAAATGGGAATCAGTTAGTGAATAACCTAAGGCCATTTTAATTCCTAATAAGGATAAAATTATTCCTCCGGCGACTTTGAAGTTTTCAATACTCGTATCTAATAAATTCAAAATATTTTGACCAAATATTAAAACTATAAAAGAAATTAATAAAGCAATCAATACTGCTAATACTGCTGCTCTGTTTCTTTCAGAATTATTCATTTTTTCTGTTGCAGTCAAAAATATAACAAAACTAGCAAATGGATCAATAATTACAAAGAATAAAATTATTAATTGTAATAAATGTATATAAATCATAATAATAGATATTAAAGTAAGATTTAAAACTTAATCTATAATTTATACTTTTTAAATTATCAAAAAGTGTATTTTATCAATAATTAAAATACTTTTAGAAAAACTAATACTCTTTTTCTTTTTAAGTTATTGTGTCTTAATACAACGTCAGTAAAATTTATGCTTTTATATATTTTATGCGTAAAGGCTAGATATTGTTTTAAATATTTTTATTTTTGATTAACATAGTTTTAAAAAAAGTTGTAATTAAAATAAAGTTGGTGATTTTATGGAATTTAAAAGTAATTTAGTAAAACAAAAATTAGAAAATATAGGTATTTCAGATGATTTAATAAAAAATTTAATTCGTGTTGATGGAATTAATGGATTTTTTAGATTTTTATATTTTGAAAAAAATGTTAAAGATTTAGATTCTTTAATAAAAATTAGAGATTATTTATATCAAGCAGAAATATTAGAAATTAAAAATAAAGGTAGATATATTTTAGAAGGATCTAAATTCAATATTGAAAAATACTTTGAAGAATTACAAAGAATAGAAAGTTTAAGAGCAACAGAGGGATTTATTAATGCTGGTAATTCTGGTACATTTAATGCAGGATTTACTTTAGGTTAAAAACCGCATAATGATAAACTACTGCGCTTTTCAAGAACCATAACAGTAAACTCATATTAATTCCAAAAACTGAATTTTTTATGTTTGGTTTACTGTAATGATGATATATAACAAAAGTGTGCCTCATAAGCCCGCCAAACAGGCGAATCCATATCAAAGTATGGGTTTTTGCATTGTTTGGCTATTGTTCAGTGTACCATTATGCGGTGTTAAAAGTTAGGGTTTACCGTGTAAGTGTTTTATTGGTTTCTTTAAAATCTCCTTTTTCCAACCTATTTTCAACACTTATCCCTTCCTTTTTGTAATGATTAATAAGTTTTTCAAATTCGACATAATCGATCTTTTGATGTTTTGATAGCCTTTCACCATCAAACAAAAAATTACTTTTGTAGGGTAAAGGGATATAAAAAATGCTTTTCATATTATTGATGTTTGTAAATTCTAATTTAACACAATCGTAAAAACCAAACCAAAATTCCCAAATTATTCTTTTTTTGAATGTAAGAAAAAATTTATTTTTTGCTTTGCTAACCTTAATCTCAACAAGTTTGGAATCTGAAATCACATCTGCTAAATTAATTGGCAGATATGTTCCAGCATATATCAAATACACGACAATTAAAATAATTCCTGGGGCTAGAACAATTTCTCTCCAATCATATGCTTCCGAATGCAAAAATAAAAAAATTAATAAAAATATAAAACCAATAACATACAATTTAGCAAACCAACTTGTAAGGTGACGATCAACTTTCACTTGCTTAGTCATATTTTCCATTTCTAAAACCTTTTTAGTTTTTCTAAAAGATTATTAAATTTTGACAAGAACTTCATTATTGAATTTGTTTATAATTTTTTTAAATGTTTCAGGTTTTAATACCATGATTTTTTTTGATATTAATGAATTATGTGCACGGAATAGATTGTTATATTGGACTGCGCTTTTGTCTCCAAATAAAGAGCCTTCTTTAAGGTCCGAATCTGATATTATCACTGAATAATCA of the Candidatus Micrarchaeia archaeon genome contains:
- a CDS encoding deoxyuridine 5'-triphosphate nucleotidohydrolase — encoded protein: MIIVPNLNLPEIQVQQAGVDLTLDKIFEFTSKGQIDYDNSNRKIADTKELEFEDEIFLKPGAYKVQLSEFIKIPEDCLGICLPRSTLLRCGATIHTAFWDPGYEGKSEILLVVYNPEGLILKKKARIAQMTFAKVEDAKGPYKGAYYKENL
- a CDS encoding MarC family protein, translating into MIYIHLLQLIILFFVIIDPFASFVIFLTATEKMNNSERNRAAVLAVLIALLISFIVLIFGQNILNLLDTSIENFKVAGGIILSLLGIKMALGYSLTDSHLNKKESVNAIACLIATPLLTGPATITAIIISSEEYGMISTGIALLIVFLISAIILLLSSKLKKITGPTTIQILSTILGLVTLAWGVTFIRAGLGI
- a CDS encoding type II toxin-antitoxin system PemK/MazF family toxin → MKPGEIYILNFPFSDLSGSKKRPGLIISTEKHNQKTETVIMMALSTNLELDYSVIISDSDLKEGSLFGDKSAVQYNNLFRAHNSLISKKIMVLKPETFKKIINKFNNEVLVKI